The Parabacteroides timonensis sequence ACGCTGGCACAGCAATTACTTATGAATTGATTGAAGCTTCAGGCACTTTTCTTGGGGGGAATATCTCTCCGGGAATGACTACCCGTTTCAGAGCTTTGAACTTTTATACAAAAAAACTACCTTTGGTGACGGAACAGGAGGAGATCCCCCTTATGGGCACCAGTACTGAGAGTGCTATTCAGGCAGGAGTAGTAAATGGTATTGTTTACGAGATGGATGGATACATCGAGATGTTACGGATAAAATATCCTAACCTTTTGGTTTTTTTAACAGGCGGTCATTCGTTTTATTTTGAAAGACGGCTAAAAAACTCCATCTTTGCAGACATTAATTTAGTGTTGACAGGATTAAACAGAATCTTAGAGTATAATGTTGAAGATTAATAAGCTACTAATAGCAAGCATTCTTATATTTACGCAGTTGTCGCTAGCGGCACAAAATAACACTAACTCGCCCTATACCCGGTTTGGGTATGGTGAATTAGCTGATCGTTCATTCGGAGCCGGACGGGCAATGGGGGGCGTTGGTGTCGGACTGAGATCGCCGAAACAGATAAACCCAATGAACCCGGCGTCTTATAGCTGTATGGATTCGTTGACATTTCTGTTTGATTTTGGAGCTTCTGGACAACTTTCATGGTTCGATGACGGAATCAATAAGCAAAATAATGTGAATGGAAATGTAGAGTATATCGCTTTGCAGTTTCCAATACATAAACGTTTAGCCATGAGTGTCGGGCTTTTACCTTATTCGTATGTAGGGTATAGTTTCGGTGCACAAAGAACGAATGAGGCCAATCTGAATTATGTGGAAACATATAATGGTTCCGGCGGATTAAACGATTTGTATGTAGGATTGTCTATAGATATATGGAAGAAGCGTCTTTCAGTAGGAGCAAATTTCGGATACTTTTTTGGCAATATTAAGCACGAACAGTATTCTATTGTAGGTACAGGTAATACATACAATGCGAATCGGAGTCAGAATCTGGAAGTGCGGGATTTGAAAATGGATTTCGGAGTGCAGTATACACACCCGATCAGTAAAACTGAAGAGGTAACTCTGGGTTTGACATTTTCACCGAAAAAACGGTTGCATTCAACGTATACCAATACGTCTGTAAAGTATACCGATAATGGAGCTTCGGAGGTTATCAGTTCCGATACGCTGAAAAACCAGGCTTATGATATTCCGAATTCATTCGGTTTTGGTGCCTCTTACGTAAAAAAGGATAAATTGACATTGGCTGCGGATGTATTGTACGAAACATGGGGTAAGGCTCATTTCTACAGTTCGGATAATAACTTTAAGAATCGTGTACGTGTAGCTGCCGGTGGTGAGTTTATACCGAATGCTCAGAATCGTAATTTTTTCAGCCGGGTAAGATATCGTGCAGGTGCCCATTACAGCAATTCTTATCTGATGATAAATAATGAAAATGAAGATCCTGCCTATAAAGGTAACGGGTATAATGAGTATGGAGTAAGCGTTGGTATGGGATTGCCGTTGATTGATAACCGTTCTCTGATAAATGTGTCTTTTGAATACACAAAGATTAAGCCTGGAGGTGTGAACATGATTGACGAACAGTATTTCCGTTTTACTGTTAACTACACATTTAACGAAATGTGGTTCTGGAAGAAAAAAGTTGAATAATTTAAATTGCTAACTTAAATTAAAAACAGATATGAAAATAAAGGTATTATTGATTGCCGCTGCATGTTCCTTAGGAGCATTTGGCGCTCATGCACAGAAAGGAGTAGATAATGGTACACAGTTCGGTTCTGGTGAAGACAGTATCCGTTGTATTACCAATATCAGCTTGTTCGTTCCTTATGCGAAAGCAGGAAATTTTAAGGACGCTTATGATTTTTGGAAAATTGTGTACGATGAATGTCCTGCTGCAACAAAGGATATTTATTTGCATGGTGTGAAGATTATGGCGTGGAAGATCGCTAATGAAAAGGATCCAGCTAAGAAAGCTGCTTTGGTTGACGACCTGATGGCCGTATACGACAAACGTGTGAAATATTTCGGTGACGACAGACGTTACGGAAAAGATTGGATCATTTCTCGTAAAGCACAGGATTATATCCAGCAGATGGGTGACAAAGCCGATTATAAGAAACTCTACAATTGGTTAGGTGAAATTATCAATGAATTTGGTGACAAAACTGAAGCATTAGGTGTTTCTTTATATATGTTCGCATCTTATCAGATGATGGCAGACGACCCTAATCACAAAGGTCAGTATGTAGAAGATTATCTGAAAGCTTCAAAAATTTTGGATGCTCAGTTGCAGGCTGCACAAGCTGCTAACAACGAAAAAGAAGTAAACAACCTGACTACATTTAAAACAAGTGTAAACGGTGCGTTTGCTAATAGTGGTGCTGCCGATTGCGAAACACTGCAAAATCTTTACGCTCCTAAAGTGGAAGAAAGCAAAAATGATTTGGCTGCTTTGAAAGAGATTGTAACTTTACTGAGACGTGTTCGTTGTCAGGAAATCGATGCATTCTTTGCTGCTGCCGGTTATGCTTATCAACTCGAACCGAGTGCTGATGCTGCTATCGGTATTGCAAAACAGGCTGTAAAAAACAAAGATTATGATAAAGCTATCAAGTATTTCGAAGAAGCTGCCAATATGGAAACAGATCCTTCTTCAAAAGCTGAAGACTATTATATGATCGCTTTGCTTAATTATGACCAGAAGAGCTATTCTAAAGCAAGAGAATATGCTTTGAAGGCCGCTTCTACCAATTCAAGCTACGGACAGCCTTATATCCTGATCGGACAAATGTATGCTGCAACAGTAAAGACCGTATACCCGAATGACGGTGTATTGGCAAGAGCTGCTTACAATGCTGCTATCGACAAGTTTGAAAAAGCAAAACAAGTTGATGAAAGTTGTATAGATGAAGCAAACAAATTAATTGGTACCTATCGTGCTCACCTGCCTTCTACAGAAGAAGTATTTATGCACCCGGATCTGGAAAAGGGTAAACAATTCACTGTTGGTGGTTGGATCGGAGAACGCACAACAATCAGATAATTATGACTGAAACGCGTTTTCTTTGTAAAACGGGAAAATATAGCATAACAACTACCTTCGTGGTGGTTGTTATGCTTCTTTTATTTATGGCGTCTTGTGGGAAAGAAAATAAAGAAGTGGTCGAAGTTACATTCGATCCGGAAAATACTTATACTATGAGAACCACTGATGCCACCAGCTTGATCTCCGACTCGGGGATTACTCGTTATCGGCTGAAAGCGAAGGAGTGGTTGGTATTTGGTAAGGCTCAGGAGCCTCATTCTTATTTTCCTCAAGGTGTTTATGTGGAAAAATTTGATTCTTTATTTAATGTAGAAGCTAGTGTAAAGGCTGATACTGCTTACTATTGGGACAAGAAAGGATTATATAAACTGATTGGTCATGTGAGCATATTAAGCCTGGAAGGAAAGAGATTAGATACTTCAATACTGTTTATCGACCAGAAGGAAGATAAAATTCATACGGATGAATATTTTGAGTTGCAGGAAGGAGAGAAGGTTATTACAGGTATTGGTTTTGAGTCTAATCAAAATATGACGAAGTATAAGATATTTAATTCGCAAGGGACTTTCCCTGTAAACGAAACGCCTCGTGACTCGTCGAGAGTGAATACAGCTTCCGATTCGACGGTTGTGGATGTGGCAAAGGCCGATTCAATAAAAAAAGATTAGTGTGAATGCATTGACGTACATATTAATATCATTAGCTTTCTCAGCTTTTTTTTCAGGGATGGAGATCGCATTTATCTCCTCGAACAAGCTGCGGCACGAACTGGATAAAAAGAATAAAACTCTAGCCGGGAAGATACTGGATATCTTTTACCGGAATCCGAACCAGTTTATTTCTACGATGCTGGTCGGCAATAATATTGCATTGGTTGTGTATGGTTTGCAGATGGCAATTATATTGGAGCCATTCATTGCAAGGTTCGTAGACAATGAAGCTCTGATCGTATTCGTACAATCGATCATTTCAACCCTTTTGATTTTATTTACAGGAGAGTTTATTCCGAAAACGGTTTTTAAGCTGAATCCCAACTTTTCACTGAACCTGTTTTCGGTTCCTCTATTCATTATATATATTATCTTATATCCTATCTCCAAGTTTTCCGCCCTTGTTTCATATCTGATCTTAAAGCTGGTGGGGGTAAAGGATGTGTCAGGTTCTACGGCCCGTACGCTGGGAAAAGTGGATCTGGACTTTTTCATACAACAAAGTATCGATGATGCCCCGTCCAATTCGGATATGGATACGGAAGTGAAGATATTTCAGAATGCCCTGGACTTCTCAAATGTGCGGTTACGCGATTGTATCGTTCCTAGAACAGAGATCGTTGCTTGCGAT is a genomic window containing:
- a CDS encoding hemolysin family protein, with the protein product MNALTYILISLAFSAFFSGMEIAFISSNKLRHELDKKNKTLAGKILDIFYRNPNQFISTMLVGNNIALVVYGLQMAIILEPFIARFVDNEALIVFVQSIISTLLILFTGEFIPKTVFKLNPNFSLNLFSVPLFIIYIILYPISKFSALVSYLILKLVGVKDVSGSTARTLGKVDLDFFIQQSIDDAPSNSDMDTEVKIFQNALDFSNVRLRDCIVPRTEIVACDTTVDIEELRSKFIETGLSKILIYNENIDDIIGYIHSSELFKNPEDWTQNIKDISIVPETMAANKLMKILMQEKKSLAVVVDEFGGTSGIVTLEDLVEEIFGEIEDEHDMKSYVARKVADDEYLISGRMEIDSLNEKFNLELPESDDYVTIAGYILHFYQKFPKLNESIVIDKYTFKIIKVTATKIELVRMKVGG
- a CDS encoding PorV/PorQ family protein — encoded protein: MLKINKLLIASILIFTQLSLAAQNNTNSPYTRFGYGELADRSFGAGRAMGGVGVGLRSPKQINPMNPASYSCMDSLTFLFDFGASGQLSWFDDGINKQNNVNGNVEYIALQFPIHKRLAMSVGLLPYSYVGYSFGAQRTNEANLNYVETYNGSGGLNDLYVGLSIDIWKKRLSVGANFGYFFGNIKHEQYSIVGTGNTYNANRSQNLEVRDLKMDFGVQYTHPISKTEEVTLGLTFSPKKRLHSTYTNTSVKYTDNGASEVISSDTLKNQAYDIPNSFGFGASYVKKDKLTLAADVLYETWGKAHFYSSDNNFKNRVRVAAGGEFIPNAQNRNFFSRVRYRAGAHYSNSYLMINNENEDPAYKGNGYNEYGVSVGMGLPLIDNRSLINVSFEYTKIKPGGVNMIDEQYFRFTVNYTFNEMWFWKKKVE
- a CDS encoding tetratricopeptide repeat protein, yielding MKIKVLLIAAACSLGAFGAHAQKGVDNGTQFGSGEDSIRCITNISLFVPYAKAGNFKDAYDFWKIVYDECPAATKDIYLHGVKIMAWKIANEKDPAKKAALVDDLMAVYDKRVKYFGDDRRYGKDWIISRKAQDYIQQMGDKADYKKLYNWLGEIINEFGDKTEALGVSLYMFASYQMMADDPNHKGQYVEDYLKASKILDAQLQAAQAANNEKEVNNLTTFKTSVNGAFANSGAADCETLQNLYAPKVEESKNDLAALKEIVTLLRRVRCQEIDAFFAAAGYAYQLEPSADAAIGIAKQAVKNKDYDKAIKYFEEAANMETDPSSKAEDYYMIALLNYDQKSYSKAREYALKAASTNSSYGQPYILIGQMYAATVKTVYPNDGVLARAAYNAAIDKFEKAKQVDESCIDEANKLIGTYRAHLPSTEEVFMHPDLEKGKQFTVGGWIGERTTIR
- the lptC gene encoding LPS export ABC transporter periplasmic protein LptC; the encoded protein is MTETRFLCKTGKYSITTTFVVVVMLLLFMASCGKENKEVVEVTFDPENTYTMRTTDATSLISDSGITRYRLKAKEWLVFGKAQEPHSYFPQGVYVEKFDSLFNVEASVKADTAYYWDKKGLYKLIGHVSILSLEGKRLDTSILFIDQKEDKIHTDEYFELQEGEKVITGIGFESNQNMTKYKIFNSQGTFPVNETPRDSSRVNTASDSTVVDVAKADSIKKD